One genomic segment of Mytilus trossulus isolate FHL-02 chromosome 4, PNRI_Mtr1.1.1.hap1, whole genome shotgun sequence includes these proteins:
- the LOC134716213 gene encoding uncharacterized protein LOC134716213, with translation MDVNVMTVDDFNPPDICGDERCQDYFMEFVYCFIIPGGIVLLLTMIITVSILCTCCKRKEKPVEEYEMECYNTIRRASQSLRDLSHKRDTLLEPRSGSLSLPRNGSSGRSRRTCYSAPNTLQRDRRRHQREETHSLSPPSYQNPPAYSYVSDLYGSESYELNQPSMPTHYKYDL, from the exons ATGGATGTGAATGTAATGACAGTAGATGATTTCAACCCTCCTGACATATGTGGTGATGAAAGATGTCAAGACTATTTCATGGAGTTTGTGTATTGTTTCATTATTCCAGGGGGAATAGTGTTGTTACTGACAATGATAATTACAGTATCTATCCTCTGTACTTGCTGTAAAAG gaaAGAAAAGCCGGTGGAAGA GTATGAAATGGAATGTTATAATACAATAAGGAGAGCATCTCAGAGTCTTAGAGATCTGTCACACAAGAGAGATACATTGTTAGAACCAAGGAGTGGATCTCTGAGCTTACCTAGAAATGGTTCCAGTGGCAGATCAAGAAGAACATGCTACTCTGCTCCTAATACACTACAAAG agaCAGACGTCGGCATCAAAGAGAAGAAACCCATAGTTTGTCACCACCCAGTTATCAAAATCCACCAGCTTATTCATATGTGTCAGACTTATATGG atCAGAATCATACGAATTAAACCAGCCAAGTATGCCAACACATTACAAATATGACTTGTAA